In the genome of Globicephala melas chromosome 3, mGloMel1.2, whole genome shotgun sequence, one region contains:
- the WNT9A gene encoding protein Wnt-9a: MLDGPLLARWLAAAFALTLLLAALRPSAAYFGLTGSEPLTILPLTLEPEAAAQAHYKACDRLKLERKQRRMCRRDPGVAETLVEAVSMSALECQYQFRFERWNCTLEGRYRASLLKRGFKETAFLYAISSAGLTHALAKACSAGRMERCTCDEAPDLENREAWQWGGCGDNLKYSSKFVKEFLGRRSSKDLRARVDFHNNLVGVKVIKAGVETTCKCHGVSGSCTVRTCWRQLAPFHEVGKRLKHKYETALKVGSTTNEATGEAGAISPPRGRATGTGGGDPLPRTPELVHLDDSPSFCLAGRFSPGTAGRRCHREKNCESICCGRGHNTQSRVVTRPCQCQVRWCCYVECRQCTQREEVYTCKG; the protein is encoded by the exons GCTGACAGGCAGTGAGCCCCTGACCATCCTCCCGCTGACCCTGGAGCCGGAAGCAGCTGCCCAGGCACACTACAAGGCCTGCGACCGGCTGAAGCTGGAGCGCAAGCAGCGGCGCATGTGCCGCCGGGACCCCGGTGTGGCTGAGACGCTGGTGGAAGCGGTCAGCATGAGTGCTCTCGAGTGCCAGTACCAGTTCCGGTTTGAGCGCTGGAACTGTACGTTGGAGGGTCGCTACCGGGCCAGTCTGCTCAAGCGAG GCTTCAAGGAGACAGCCTTCCTTTACGCCATCTCCTCTGCTGGCCTGACGCATGCACTGGCCAAGGCGTGCAGTGCAGGCCGCATGGAGCGCTGCACTTGTGATGAGGCCCCTGACTTGGAGAACCGAGAGGCCTGGCAGTGGGGTGGCTGCGGGGACAATCTCAAGTACAGCAGCAAGTTCGTCAAGGAGTTCCTGGGTCGGCGGTCTAGCAAGGATCTGCGAGCCCGTGTGGATTTCCACAACAACCTCGTGGGTGTGAAG gTGATCAAGGCTGGGGTGGAGACCACATGCAAGTGCCACGGCGTGTCAGGCTCGTGCACCGTGCGGACGTGCTGGCGGCAGCTGGCGCCTTTCCATGAGGTGGGCAAGCGCCTGAAGCACAAGTACGAGACAGCGCTCAAGGTGGGCAGCACCACCAATGAGGCCACCGGCGAGGCCGGCGCCATCTCACCACCGCGGGGCCGGGCCACAGGGACGGGTGGTGGCGACCCACTGCCCCGCACTCCGGAGCTAGTGCACCTGGACGACTCACCCAGCTTCTGCCTGGCCGGCCGCTTCTCCCCAGGCACTGCCGGCCGCAGGTGCCACCGTGAGAAGAACTGCGAGAGTATCTGCTGCGGGCGTGGTCACAACACACAGAGTCGGGTGGTGACCCGGCCTTGCCAGTGCCAGGTGCGCTGGTGCTGCTATGTGGAGTGCAGGCAGTGCACCCAGCGCGAGGAAGTCTACACCTGCAAGGGCTGA